The sequence below is a genomic window from Nostoc flagelliforme CCNUN1.
TAAAAATCTCTCAATCCTTCTTTTTGGCGCTAGCTTTGTCGTCGATATTACCGCTCTATTCGAGGTGCGCCTCTTAAGCTGTTACCCCGATTAACGAGAGTTACTCTTAGGCTTTCGAGTAAATAAAATCCCTCTCATAGCTGGCTCTAAGGGAAAGGTAAGGCTAGTAATATTCCCTTTAATATCAGTTAAGAAAGATATAAGCTCTGGTTTATCGCTCAACTCAGATTCAACAAAAATATCATAGTGATATAGCGTTTATTAGTCTAGTGCAGTACAAAAGGAGAGAGCAATTCTACTGATAACTGGTCGCTATGAAAGCCTACTCTCTCGACTTGCGTCAGAAAGTTGTTGATGCTTATGCCTGTGGTGACATTTCCCAACGAAAACTGGCTAAAAACTTTGGTGTCACCTTAAGTTTTGTGCAAAATTTACTCAAACGCGATCGTGAATTGGGCACGATAGGCCCCAAGGTGCTCCCTGAGCAGACACCAACAAAATTGAATGCCGAACAGCTAGAAATCCTGCGCCAACTCGTCACAGCACAGCCCGATGCGACGTTAAGCGAATTGCGGGAACGACTTTACGAGAAAACAGAGGTGTTAATTGGGGTGCTTCGGTGAATCGGATGGTTCGTCGGAAACTTCACCTCAACCTCAAAAAAAAAGTCTCCACCCCACGAAAAAAGGCACCTCGGAAGTCCAACTAGCCCGATTTGAGTACTGGAAACTCTTGAGGGGGATACCCGTCGAAGATCTGATTTTCTTAGATGAATCGGGGGTTAATCTGTCCTTCATCCGCAAATGTGCCCGCGCCTTGCCAGGCCTTCGGGCCTATGCTCAAAAGCCCAACCGCAAAGGGAAAAATGTCTCGGTAATTGGTGCAATTAGCTTGAAAGGACTGCTCACCCAATGGAGTGTTTTAGGTTCTATCGATGCCTTGATCTTTGATGGCTTCATCTCACAAAAGCTCGTACCTCAACTTTGGCCTGGTGCAGTCGTGATCATGGATAACTGCTCGATTCATAAAAGTGACGAACTTGAAGCCTTGATCATCGCTGCCGGTGCTCGCCTCATTTATCTCCCTCCCTACTCACCCGATTTTTCACCGATTGAGAACTGTTGATCTAACCCATCTTCCGCACTTCAAAAAGTATTATAAATAATACAAAAATAGTTACTAAGAATATTCATATTATTAAGTATTAATACTGGTAATACTTATTGGCTGGACGATG
It includes:
- a CDS encoding IS630 transposase-related protein yields the protein MKAYSLDLRQKVVDAYACGDISQRKLAKNFGVTLSFVQNLLKRDRELGTIGPKVLPEQTPTKLNAEQLEILRQLVTAQPDATLSELRERLYEKTEVLIGVLR
- a CDS encoding transposase, with product MGCFGESDGSSETSPQPQKKSLHPTKKGTSEVQLARFEYWKLLRGIPVEDLIFLDESGVNLSFIRKCARALPGLRAYAQKPNRKGKNVSVIGAISLKGLLTQWSVLGSIDALIFDGFISQKLVPQLWPGAVVIMDNCSIHKSDELEALIIAAGARLIYLPPYSPDFSPIENC